The DNA region GGACGACAGGTCGACAGCGACGCACGCAGACCTGACCTGATGCGTCAGGCAGGCAGGCACGGCTCGACCTGACCTGATAAATCTTCCACTCACGGCCAGGGAATAGTGCTACTCCCAACAGATAACACTAGACGACGATGCGGCTTTCATTCCCTTCCAAAAATATATATGGAGCAAGCAGAGCTGGCCGTAGAAAGGCAGGGGAGGTGAGTCAGCTCGCATCGCGATCCTAGTATAAAAAGGCAGGCAGCCGCGGCCGCTCCGGCCGGCGCTCGTCCCGGATTTCCATGCCCGCGAGCTGTTGACTCGCTGCCTCCTGCcaacgacgacgacgactccGGCCCACTTGTTTGTCCTCCGTCGCCCGCACATCCCGTGCACCGAGGCCGACCGCACGTACACCCACGCGCCCCAAACTAGTCGGGGCCGGCGCGGAACCAGCGATCTCTGTCCAGCCACTGCCCGTCCCCTTCACTCACTGGTGACCGCCTGCCTGCACACGGCTCGCCATGGCCGTTGCGaggctggtggcggcggcggcggcggctccattCCCGGTCGCCGCCTCGCGCCTCCGGGCCCCCCGGCTGGCCGCGTCGGTGTCCCGCGCGGCGCCGCGGCTGGTGGTGCTCGCGCCCCTCCCGgtgcgcccgcgcgcgcgcgtcggGGCGGACGACGAGGCCGTCGtcgccggcgaggcggcggacGGTGGCGAAGGCGAGGCCACGCGGCGAGCGGTGTCGGAGCGCGCGGCGCGGAAGCAGTCGGAGCGGCGGACGTACCTGGTGGCGGCGGTGATGTCCAGCCTCGGGATCAcgtccatggccgccgccgccgtctacTACCGCTTCGCCTGGCAAATGGAGGTACGCACGCACGCCCCTCTCGCCACCGCGGCGATTCCGCGCCACTCGCTGATGCCTTTTCTTCCGGCTGGGTGGGTTGATCAGGGTGGCGAGATCCCGGTGACGGAAATGGTGGGCACCTTCGCGCTTTCGGTGGGCGCCGCGGTAAGTGACGACTGCTTTCGGCGGGCCACGCGGCACGCCCGTCGCGCTTCTGCACCATGAGATGGATTGGCCGTTGGTGGCTGCAGGTCGGAATGGAATTCTGGGCGCGGTGGGCGCACCGGGCGCTGTGGCACGCGTCGCTGTGGCACATGCACGAGTCCCACCATCGCCCCCACGACGGGCCCTTCGAGCTCAACGACGTCTTCGCCATCGTCAACGCCGTGCCGGCCATGTCGCTCCTGGCCTACGGCTTCTTCAACCGCGGCCTCGTCCCCGGCCTCT from Panicum hallii strain FIL2 chromosome 9, PHallii_v3.1, whole genome shotgun sequence includes:
- the LOC112875902 gene encoding beta-carotene 3-hydroxylase, chloroplastic-like isoform X2; this translates as MAVARLVAAAAAAPFPVAASRLRAPRLAASVSRAAPRLVVLAPLPVRPRARVGADDEAVVAGEAADGGEGEATRRAVSERAARKQSERRTYLVAAVMSSLGITSMAAAAVYYRFAWQMEGGEIPVTEMVGTFALSVGAAVGMEFWARWAHRALWHASLWHMHESHHRPHDGPFELNDVFAIVNAVPAMSLLAYGFFNRGLVPGLCFGAGLGITLFGMAYMFVHDGLVHRRFPVGPIENVPYFRRVAAAHQIHHMDKFQGVPYGLFLGPKELKEVGGTEELEKEIKKRIKRKGTSDAMQ
- the LOC112875902 gene encoding beta-carotene 3-hydroxylase, chloroplastic-like isoform X1; protein product: MAVARLVAAAAAAPFPVAASRLRAPRLAASVSRAAPRLVVLAPLPVRPRARVGADDEAVVAGEAADGGEGEATRRAVSERAARKQSERRTYLVAAVMSSLGITSMAAAAVYYRFAWQMEGGEIPVTEMVGTFALSVGAAVGMEFWARWAHRALWHASLWHMHESHHRPHDGPFELNDVFAIVNAVPAMSLLAYGFFNRGLVPGLCFGAGLGITLFGMAYMFVHDGLVHRRFPVGPIENVPYFRRVAAAHQVMSGPIHHMDKFQGVPYGLFLGPKELKEVGGTEELEKEIKKRIKRKGTSDAMQ